A stretch of Ipomoea triloba cultivar NCNSP0323 chromosome 13, ASM357664v1 DNA encodes these proteins:
- the LOC116000889 gene encoding DNA replication licensing factor MCM2, with the protein MAGEGDRRPSDPPLSPNDGNGNPASTPDSPTSVGFNTDQLPYNTSHASEPYSDEDEASVDPEIIRDEPDDVVDVEEEGEDLFHDNFLDDYQRMDEQDQYESLGLDDSVEDERGFDQIMADRRAAEVELDTRDARVSHRKLPQLLHDQDTDDENYRPSKRTRADFRPPTTPRSADDSDAVQSSPGGGGARWRGGGSSPGDVPMTDQTDDDPYEDEDNDEGEFEMYRVQGTLREWVTRDEVRRFIAKKFKEFLRTYVNPKTMQEDYLKQINEMVSVNKCSLEIDYKQFIYIHPNIAIWLADAPQSVLEVMEEVANKVVFDLHPNYKQIHQKIHVRITNLPVYDQIRNIRQIHLNTMIRIGGVVTRRSGVFPQLQQVKFDCNKCGSVLGPFFQNSYSEVKVGSCPECQSKGPFTVNVEQTIYRNYQKLTLQESPGIVPAGRLPRYKEVILLNDLIDCARPGEEIEVTGIYTNNFDLSLNTKNGFPVFATVIEANYVTKKHDLFSVYKLTQEDKEEIEKLAKDPRIGERIVKSIAPSIYGHEDIKTAISLALFGGQEKIVEGKHRLRGDINVLLLGDPGTAKSQFLKYVEKTGQRAVYTTGKGASAVGLTAAVHKDPVTREWTLEGGALVLADRGICLIDEFDKMNDQDRVSIHEAMEQQSISISKAGIITSLQARCSVIAAANPIGGRYDSSKTFSQNVELTDPIISRFDIMCVVKDVVDPVIDEMLATFVVDSHFKSQPKGANLDDKSMNNSQDDLQSNVSLDPEIIPQDLLKKYLTYAKLNVFPKLHDADLDKLTQVYAELRRESSHGQGVPIAVRHLESMIRMSEAHARMHLRQHVTQEDVDMAIRVLLESFISTQKFGVQKALQRSFRRYMTFKRDFNAIVLHLLRGLVKDAIHMEEIMSGSAANLSHITVKVDELQSKALDYGISDLREFFTSAEFSRANFELDEARGVIRHRLSS; encoded by the exons ATGGCGGGAGAAGGTGATAGGCGTCCGTCCGATCCGCCATTGTCCCCCAACGACGGAAATGGAAACCCAGCGTCGACACCTGATTCACCTACCTCGGTGGGATTCAACACGGATCAACTGCCGTACAACACCAGCCATGCGTCGGAGCCTTACTCCGACGAAGACGAGGCTTCTGTGGATCCGGAGATCATAAGAGACGAGCCTGATGATGTAGTCGATGTCGAAGAGGAAGGAGAGGACCTTTTCCACGACAATTTCCTCGA CGACTATCAAAGAATGGATGAACAGGACCAATACGAGTCGCTTGGTTTAGATGATTCGgtagaagatgagaggggattTGATCAGATCATGGCAGACCGCCGCGCTGCTGAGGTCGAGCTTGATACCAGAGATGCTCGAGTCTCGCACCGCAAGTTGCCTCAGCTTCTTCATGATCAAG ATACTGATGATGAAAACTATCGACCATCAAAAAGAACTCGAGCTGATTTTAGACCCCCAACGACACCTAGAAGTGCTGATGATAGTGATGCAGTGCAGAGTTCACCAGGGGGTGGGGGAGCTAGATGGAGAGGGGGAGGGAGTAGCCCGGGAGATGTGCCAATGACAGATCAGACTGATGATGATCCATATGAG GATGAAGACAATGATGAAGGAGAGTTTGAGATGTACAGGGTTCAGGGAACTCTTAGGGAGTGGGTCACACGGGATGAAGTTCGGCGCTTTATTGCAAAAAAGTTCAAAGAATTTTTGCGTACATATGTAAACCCAAAGACTATGCAGGAAGATTATCTAAAACAGATAAATGAGATGGTGTCAG TTAACAAGTGTAGCCTTGAGATTGATTACAAGCAATTTATATACATCCATCCCAATATTGCCATCTGGTTGGCAGATGCACCCCAGTCTGTCCTTGAAGTAATGGAGGAAGTCGCGAACAAGGTTGTCTTTGACTTGCATCCCAACTATAAGCAAATCCATCAAAAGATCCATGTTCGTATTACAAATTTACCAGTTTATGATCAGATTCGTAATATCAG GCAGATTCATTTGAACACCATGATTCGTATTGGGGGAGTTGTTACCCGACGGTCCGGAGTCTTTCCTCAGCTGCAGCAAGTAAAGTTTGATTGCAACAAGTGTGGGTCAGTTTTGGGCCCCTTTTTCCAGAATTCATATTCTGAAGTCAAAGTTGGTTCATGTCCCGAGTGCCAGTCAAAAGGTCCATTCACAGTCAATGTTGAGCAG ACAATTTACAGGAATTATCAGAAACTGACACTACAAGAGAGCCCAGGAATAGTGCCTGCTGGTCGACTTCCTAGATACAAGGAAGTGATACTGTTGAATGATCTTATTGATTGTGCCCGTCCTGGAGAAGAGATT GAAGTCACAGGGATATATACGAACAATTTTGACTTGTCTTTGAATACCAAGAATGGATTTCCTGTGTTTGCCACTGTTATTGAAGCAAATTATGTCACAAAGAAACATGATCTCTTTTCAGTTTACAAATTAACTCAAGAggacaaagaagaaatagagaAGTTGGCAAAAGATCCAAGAATTGGAGAGCGG ATTGTTAAATCAATTGCTCCATCTATATATGGTCATGAGGACATAAAGACCGCAATATCTCTTGCACTTTTTGGGGGCCAAGAAAAAATTGTTGAAGGGAAACATCGGCTGCGAGGAGACATTAATGTACTTCTCTTAGGTGATCCAGGGACAGCCAAGTCACAATTTCTTAA GTATGTTGAGAAAACAGGGCAGCGAGCTGTTTATACCACTGGAAAAGGAGCATCTGCAGTGGGGCTTACAGCAGCAGTACACAAGGACCCAGTCACTCGTGAGTGGACACTTGAAGGGGGGGCACTTGTTCTTGCTGATAGAGGAATTTGTCTGATAGATGAGTTTGACAAGATGAATGATCAGGACAG GGTAAGTATTCATGAAGCCATGGAGCAGCAGAGTATAAGTATATCAAAAGCTGGTATCATCACTTCTCTTCAGGCACGCTGTTCCGTCATTGCTGCTGCAAATCCTATTGGAGGAAG ATATGATTCTTCAAAGACTTTTTCACAGAATGTAGAATTAACAGATCCAATCATTTCTCGTTTTGATATTATGTGTGTTGTCAAG GATGTGGTTGACCCAGTGATTGATGAAATGCTAGCAACATTTGTTGTTGACAGTCATTTCAAGTCACAACCAAAAGGGGCCAATTTGGATGACAAGTCCATGAATAATTCTCAGGATGATCTCCAATCTAATGTGTCACTTGATCCTGAG ATAATTCCTCAAGATTTGCTAAAGAAGTACTTAACTTATGCGAAGCTAAATGTTTTCCCAAAGTTGCATGATGCTGATTTAGACAAGCTCACACAAGTTTATGCTGAATTGAGAAGAGAATCTTCA CATGGACAAGGAGTTCCTATAGCAGTGAGGCATCTAGAGTCCATGATTAGGATGTCTGAAGCTCATGCAAGAATGCACCTTAGGCAGCATGTTACTCAAGAAGATGTAGACATGGCTATTCGAGTCCTTCTGGAATCATTCATATCCACACAAAAATTTGGAGTTCAGAAAGCTTTGCAAAGG AGCTTCAGAAGGTATATGACATTTAAAAGGGATTTCAATGCAATTGTGCTCCATCTATTGCGCGGGCTGGTGAAGGATGCTATCCACATGGAAGAAATCATGTCTGGCTCTGCTGCGAATTTGAGCCATATTACTGTGAAAGTGGATGAACTGCAAAGCAAG GCACTTGATTATGGCATCTCAGATCTTAGAGAATTCTTTACCAGTGCTGAATTTTCTAGAGCCAACTTTGAGCTGGACGAGGCGCGCGGTGTAATAAGGCACCGCCTTTCTAGCTGA
- the LOC116002872 gene encoding pentatricopeptide repeat-containing protein At5g39680-like: protein MFSMGISSLPSVHQIIFSTEHTIKLLKTLADNKNLKFGKIIHALLIVSNQASECHVVHHNSLISLYSRCGQLPVARHLFDRLPERNIVSWSAIMAGYFRSGFVDDVLELFKDMIAVGSLRPNEYVLSTVLSACSSNGLCDEGRQCHGYVVKSGLLSHQYVKNGLVSIYSISSDVEGAMRVLDSGSDNVTYNSFINGLLDGEYVSEALGILKRMVDDGLKWDNVTYVNAFGICARLKNLNFGLQVHGKLLKSSVEFDFFIGSAIMDMYGKCGEIFSARKIFDSLQTRNVVSWTTLMAAYLQSECFEEALKMFPQMDTQGVLPNEYTFAVLLNACASLAALGYGNSLHARVEKTGYKDHGIVGNALINMYSKCGLIEAARTLFLNMVYRDTVTWNLMISGLSHHGFGEGAINMFKSMLASKEQPNYVTFIGVLSACGHSGQVDEGFYYLNHLMREMNIKPGLEHYTCVVGLLGKAGRLNEAENFMRSTSITWDVVAWRTLLNACHVHRNYDLGTRVAEFMLNMYPYDVGTYVLLSNMHARVKRWDGVARMRKLMRERNVKKEPGISWTEIKNNAHIFVSGDNMNPEIVQVHEKVRELLSMIKPLGYVPNIASDLHDVEEEQKEDYLSYHSEKLAIAYALMKTPPHAPVRVIKNLRTCDDCHSAAKLIAMVTRRVIIIRDANRFHRFHDGLCSCADYW, encoded by the coding sequence ATGTTTTCTATGGGAATTTCTTCTCTCCCCAGCGTACATCAAATAATCTTCTCTACTGAGCACACTATCAAATTGCTAAAAACTTTAGCAGACAATAAGAACCTCAAATTTGGAAAAATCATACACGCCCTTTTGATTGTATCCAATCAAGCCTCTGAATGCCATGTTGTCCACCATAATTCTCTTATCAGTCTTTACTCGAGGTGTGGCCAGCTCCCTGTTGCCCGCCATCTGTTCGACAGATTGCCTGAACGAAACATTGTTTCCTGGAGCGCTATAATGGCAGGGTATTTCCGCAGTGGTtttgtggatgatgttcttgaACTGTTCAAAGACATGATTGCAGTGGGCAGTTTGCGTCCAAATGAGTATGTTTTATCGACAGTTCTTTCTGCTTGTTCAAGCAATGGTTTGTGTGATGAGGGGCGGCAGTGTCATGGGTATGTGGTGAAATCCGGGTTGTTGTCTCATCAGTATGTGAAGAACGGGCTTGTTAGCATTTACTCGATTTCTTCAGATGTGGAAGGAGCTATGAGGGTATTGGATTCGGGATCGGATAATGTCACTTACAATTCTTTTATCAATGGCCTTTTGGATGGCGAGTATGTAAGTGAAGCATTGGGAATTTTGAAAAGAATGGTGGATGATGGCTTAAAATGGGATAATGTTACATATGTTAATGCTTTTGGTATCTGTGCTCGGCTCaagaatttgaattttggtttgcAAGTTCATGGCAAGTTATTGAAGTCCAGTGTagagtttgatttctttattgGTAGTGCAATAATGGACATGTATGGAAAATGTGGCGAAATTTTCTCTGCAAGAAAAATCTTCGACTCTCTGCAAACTCGAAACGTGGTGTCTTGGACTACATTGATGGCTGCTTACTTGCAGAGTGAGTGCTTCGAGGAAGCACTGAAAATGTTCCCACAAATGGATACGCAGGGCGTTTTGCCAAACGAATACACTTTCGCGGTGCTGCTGAACGCTTGTGCTAGTCTAGCAGCGCTTGGGTATGGAAACTCATTACACGCACGTGTTGAGAAGACGGGATATAAGGATCACGGTATTGTTGGGAACGCTTTGATCAATATGTACTCAAAGTGTGGCCTTATCGAAGCTGCTCGTACATTGTTTTTAAACATGGTTTACCGAGATACAGTGACTTGGAATTTGATGATATCTGGTTTATCGCACCATGGATTTGGCGAGGGTGCGATTAACATGTTTAAGAGCATGTTGGCTTCCAAAGAACAGCCAAACTATGTAACTTTTATAGGAGTCTTATCTGCTTGTGGGCACTCGGGTCAAGTAGACGAAGGTTTCTACTATTTGAACCATCTAATGAGGGAAATGAACATTAAGCCCGGGTTAGAGCATTATACGTGTGTTGTTGGGCTTCTAGGTAAGGCTGGGAGACTCAACGAAGCCGAGAACTTCATGAGGTCCACATCGATCACCTGGGATGTTGTTGCCTGGCGGACTTTGCTTAATGCTTGTCATGTCCATCGAAATTACGATTTAGGTACAAGGGTTGCAGAATTTATGTTGAATATGTATCCTTATGATGTGGGAACCTATGTCCTGTTGTCTAATATGCATGCTAGAGTGAAAAGATGGGATGGAGTTGCAAGGATGAGGAAGCTTATGAGGGAAAGGAATGTCAAAAAGGAACCTGGGATAAGCTGGACCGAGATTAAGAATAATGCCCACATCTTCGTTTCTGGTGATAACATGAATCCCGAGATTGTTCAGGTTCATGAGAAGGTAAGGGAGCTGTTGAGCATGATAAAACCGTTAGGTTATGTCCCCAATATCGCTTCTGACCTGCACGACGTTGAGGAGGAACAGAAAGAAGATTACCTTAGCTATCACAGCGAGAAATTGGCTATTGCGTATGCTCTCATGAAGACGCCTCCTCATGCTCCAGTTCGTGTCATTAAGAACCTGCGTACGTGTGATGATTGCCATTCTGCAGCAAAACTTATTGCAATGGTCACGCGTAGAGTTATAATTATTAGAGATGCCAACCGTTTCCATCGCTTCCATGATGGATTATGTTCCTGTGCTGATTACTGGTGA
- the LOC116002737 gene encoding uncharacterized protein LOC116002737 — protein sequence MKNSKVAVFVKHVVSVLSALAKSKSVAIRNKTEAMKARIMLFSLMKSRKLSLQGRLGIGAISHKIHALLAQHAHDGDAEEEEEAALAAKDLANRNAVTASESTHIEAEAVSGGHDHHQYLIDQYSYYDDDDDDDKYPDLRHSLFDEEEEEEEDDPNASVIEMVRSSKEDEGEKFSLEDEIDHVADLFIKKFHKRMRLQKLESFKRLQEMIQRSA from the coding sequence ATGAAGAATAGTAAGGTGGCCGTTTTCGTGAAGCATGTTGTTTCAGTGTTGAGTGCTCTGGCCAAGTCCAAATCCGTGGCCATTAGAAACAAAACCGAAGCTATGAAAGCTCGAATCATGCTCTTCTCCTTGATGAAGAGCCGGAAGCTGTCTCTGCAAGGCCGCCTCGGCATCGGAGCCATCTCTCACAAGATCCACGCCTTGCTCGCCCAACACGCGCACGACGGCGACgccgaggaggaggaggaggcggcACTGGCCGCCAAGGACCTCGCCAACAGAAACGCCGTAACCGCCTCGGAGAGCACTCACATTGAGGCGGAGGCGGTTAGCGGAGGACACGATCATCATCAGTACCTGATTGATCAATACAGTTATTACGACGACGACGATGATGACGATAAGTATCCGGATCTCCGGCACTCGCTGTTCGatgaggaggaagaggaggaggaggacgaTCCGAACGCGTCGGTGATCGAGATGGTTCGGAGCTCGAAGGAAGACGAAGGCGAGAAGTTCAGCCTGGAAGACGAGATCGACCACGTCGCCGATTTGTTCATCAAGAAGTTCCATAAACGGATGCGCTTGCAGAAACTCGAATCGTTCAAGAGGCTTCAGGAGATGATTCAGAGAAGTGCATGA